The Sphingomonas panacis DNA segment GGTCGCCGTCGACTATTCGACCGTGAACTACAAGGATGGGATGGCACTTACCGGAAGGTCGCCGATCATCCAGGTCTTTCCGCTGATTCCCGGCGTCGACCTGTCCGGAACCGTCGAGGCGTCGTCCTATCCTGGTATCGAGGTGGGCGATCGTGTCGTTGCCAACAGCTGGGGCCTGGGCCAGACCCATCATGGCGGCTACACCCAGAAAGCGCGGTTGAGCGGTGACTGGCTCGTCAAGCTTCCGGATGTGTTCTCGACGAAAGACGCCATGGCCATTGGCACTGCAGGCTATACGGCCATGCTGTGCGTTCTGGCGCTCGAGCATGGCGGGGTCACACCCGATCGAGGTGATATCGTGGTCACAGGCGCCAATGGGGGCGTCGGCTCGATCGCGATCGCTCTGCTGTCCGACCTCGGCTACCGCGTCGTTGCATCGACGGGCCGCCTTGATCAGTCCGATTATCTGCGCGAGCTGGGCGCCGCCGAGGTTATCGACCGCGCGACGCTGTCAGGGCCGGGGAAGCCGATTGCAGTCGAGCGTTGGGCGGGGGCTGTGGATTCGGTTGGCAGTCACACGCTGGCGAACGTGCTGGCCCAGACTCAGTACCGTGGCGTGGTGACCGCCTGCGGCCTTGCCCAGGGGCTCGACCTTCCTGCGACCGTCCTACCGTTCATCCTGCGCAACGTCACGCTCGCCGGCATCGATTCCGTCAACGCGCCCCAGGCAGTTCGACTCGAGGCCTGGTCTCGTCTGGCGCGTGATCTCGACCTCGCGAAACTCGCGCGGACGACCAAGGTCGTTGGCCTGACCGACGTGCCGGAGATTGCTCCGCAAATCCTTGCGGGACAGGTGCAGGGCCGCACCGTTGTCGATGTCAATTCGTAACCAAACGTCATTGCCCAGGCTGGGTCTGGCAAGAGGGAAAGCGACAAGCAGATCATGAAAGCGTTCATCCTCGACCGATACAAGAAAAAGAGTGCTCTGCGGATGGGCGAGGCGCCCGAGCCCGCGCTGCTCGACGATGATGTCCTCGTCGAAATCCACGCGGCTGGTCTCAACATGCTCGATGTCAAAATCCGCGACGGCGAGTTCAAACCGATCCTTGCCTACCGGCCGCCCTTCATCCTTGGGCACGACCTAGCCGGCGTCGTCGTCAAGGTCGGCGTGCGCGTGAAAAGCTTCAAACCGGGCGACGAAGTTTATGCAAGGCCACGGGACGGACGAGTCGGTACCTTGGCCGAATATATCGCCGTCAACGAAGCGGACCTGGCGCTCAAGCCCAAGAATCTCTCCATGGCGGAGGCGGCCTCGATCCCGCTCGTCGGCCTGACCGCCTGGCAGGTTCTGAGCGACAGGGTCAAGCTGCGCAAAGGGCAGAAGATCCTCATCCACGCGGGTTCGGGCGGCGTGGGCACCTTCGCCATCCAGCTGGCCCGGCACTTGGGAGCGACTGTCGCGACCACGGCCGGCACCTCGAACCTCGACCTGGTCAAGAATCTCGGCGCCGATGTCGTGGTCGATTACAAGCGGCAGGATTTCGAAAAGGTCCTGTCGGGTTACGACGTCGTGCTGAACAGCCTGGGCTCCGACACGCTCGAAAAGTCGCTCGCGGTCCTCAAGCCGGGCGGCAAGCTGGTCTCGATATCCGGGCCGCCTGATCCTGAATTCGCGCGAGAGCAGGGACTGAACGCCATCCTACGGCTCGTGCTCCGGCTGTTGAGCTTCAAGATCCGCAGGAAAGCAAAGGCTCGGCGCGTCACCTATTCCTTCCTCTTCATGCGCGCGAATGGTTCGCAGCTCAGCCAGATTACGGCGCTGATCGAAGCGGGCGTGATCCGGCCCGTCGTGGATCGCGTGTTCCCGTTCGACGAGACGAACGAAGCGCTGGCGTATATCGAAACAGGGCGCGCCAAGGGCAAGGTTGTGGTGACGCTTCGCTGACCCGCCGGTTTGTCTGCGCCTAGGAAAAGAGAATGACCATGTTGACACCTGTGGGTAGCATCGATCGCCAATGGATAAACGCCCCGAACCTCGGCATCCACGCTGCTGGAACGACGTTTGCGTACCGGCGGCTTGGCGCGCCTACCGGCGTCCCAGTCGTCCTGCTGAACCACTGGGGCGCAACGCTTGATAATTTCGATCCGCGCATTGTCGATGGGCTCGCGGCATCGCGGCCCGTCTATGCGCTCGACTATAGAGGTGTCGGCGCCTCAGGCGGCGACGCACCGCTCACCGTTGACGAAATGGCCCGGGACATGATTGCCGTGATCCGCGCGCTGGGCCTCGAGCAGATCGACCTTGTCGGCTTCTCGCTTGGCGGTTTCGTGACGCAGGACATTCTCTTGAAGGTGCCAGACCTTGTCCGGAAGGCCATCCTGGCGGGCACGGGGCCGGCGGGAGGTGAGGGCATCGACCGGGTCGGGGCCGTATCCTGGCCGCTGATCGTCAAAGCACTTCTGACGCTGCGCGACCCAAAAACCTATCTCTTTTTCACGAGTACCGCCAATGGCCGCCGCGCCGCGACGGCCTTTCTGGCGCGGTTGAAGGAGCGCAAGACCGATAGGGACAAATCCGTCTCGATGGCGGCGTTCCGTCGCCAACTCACGGCCATCAAGGCCTGGGGCAAGCAAACGCCTCAAGATCTGGGCGTGGTCCGTCAACCGGTCCTGGTCGCGAATGGCGATCACGATATCATGGTGCCCACGCCCAATTCGGTCGGCCTCGCTGCCAGACTGCCAGCTGCCGAACTGGTGCTGTATGACGATGCCGGGCACGGGGGCATCTTCCAATATCACGACGCATTTGTCGGAAAGGCACTCGCCTTCCTCGATGCGTAAGGGCGACTGACGGCCATCCTGCACGGTTCGCTTGGTAAGCGACTAACTGCGGGATGAACGATCCCGGCGGCAGATGACGCCATCCCGACGCCCTCGGGCGACACAATATATTGATGCCGAGTCCTTTGATGGAGAACCAATATGAACGCTCTTTATTCCACGAAGTCGATCGCCGTCGGCGGCCGCAACGGGACGGTTCGGAGCGACGACGGCCTTCTCGAACTGCAACTGGCAATGCCAACGGGGCTGGGCGGGAAGGGCGGGGCGACCAATCCCGAGCAACTCTTCGGCGCCGGCTATGCGGCCTGTTTTGGTAATGCAGTCATCCACGTCACTCGGAAGCTGGAAAAGAAAATCCGCGACAATGACGTCGAAGTTTCCTCCACTGTGAGCCTTCTGCCGACGGATAGCGGCGGCTTTGCCCTGGCGGTCGCGCTCGAGATCACGATTGCCGGCGTCGATCAGACGAGTGCCGAGGAAATCGTCGCCGAGGCCCATAAAGTCTGTCCCTATTCGAATGCCGTGAAAGGCAACATCGACGTCGCCTTGTCGGTGAAGACGCGCTGAGAGAGGGCGCGCCGTCGCCGGGTGATGGCGCGTCATACCCGCCCAAGGGACGAGTGAGCCCGGTGTAATGTGATGGCCTGAAGTGCCTGCCGTTATCGTGGATGTGGAGCGATCCTGAGCGCGGCAACGAGCGAGATGAACGGACTCCCCTGTGTGGTCAGGCCGCAAGGGGAGCGAGCGTTCGTAATGTGCCGGAGCGATTGCGCGGACCCTGGCCCGGGCCTTGGGCTTTGCGGTCCGGCGCCGGCCCATTGCCGTGGGCCGGTCCAGGTAGCTTGTTCCATGTTTGACAACTTTCATGATGACTATCATATAACGAATGATGACGAGGATCATCTTTGCGCTACGGGCACACGGATGGCTACGGAACACGAACAGAAAGGCATCAGAAGTAATGACGGAAAAGACCATCTTCGAGCCCTACGAGCTCGGCGGCATCTCGCTCTCCAACCGGATCGTTATGGCTCCCTTGACTCGCAATAGGGCAGGTCCCGGTTTTGTGCCGGGACAGCTTGCGGCGGATTATTATTCGCAACGCGCATCGGCGGGGCTGATCATCTCCGAAGCGACGCAGATCTCCCAGCAGGGGCAAGGCTACCAGGACACCCCGGGCATCTATAGTCAGGCGCAGATCGACGGTTGGCGCAAGGTGACGGACGCCGTGCACGCAGCGGGCGGCCATATCTTCGTCCAGCTTTGGCACGTCGGCCGCATCAGCCATGTCGACTTGCAGCCGGACGCGCGTGCGCCAGTGGCGCCGTCCGCGATACGGGCCGAAACCAAGACGTTTGTGAACAACGGGTTCGTGGACGTTTCGGAACCGCGCGCGCTCGAGCTTGACGAGATCCCGGGCATCATCGCGGATTTCCGCCGCGCCGCCGCGAATGCGATCGCGGCCGGGTTTGACGGCGTCGAAGTGCACGGTGCGAATGGCTATCTCCTCGATCAGTTCGCCAAGGATGGCGCGAATGTGCGCACCGACACTTACGGCGGGTCGATCGAGAACCGCGCGCGGCTGATGCTTGAGGTAACGGCGGCCGTTGCCGAGGAAATCGGCGCTGATCGCACTGGTATCCGGATTTCGCCGGTTTCGCCGGCTAACGGCATATCAAGTTCCGATCCGCAGCCGCAGTTCGACTATATTGTCGAAAAGCTGAGCGAACGCGGCATCGCCTTTATCCATGTCGTGGAAGGCGCGACGGCCGGGCCGCGCGATGTCGCGCCGTTCGATTTTGGAGCGCTGCGCGCCAAGTTCTCGAACAGCTATATCGCCAACAATGGCTACGATCTCGCTCTGGCGACCTCTGCCCTTTCCGACGACAAGGCAGATCTGTTCGCTTTCGGACGCCCCTTCATCGCCAATCCCGACCTGGTCGAGCGGCTGAAGACCGGCGCCCCGCTCGCTACTCTTGACCCCGCCACGCTTTATGGGGGCGGTTCGGCCGGTTATACCGACTATCCCAGGATCGGCGGCTGATGGAGGCGCGCCGTCGTCGGACCGGACGGGCCGACGACGGCTCTCCACTGTCGCGCGCCGTGGACTCGGCGCGCTGCTTCGACAGGCATTTTCAGCTGCCGGGTTTCGCCAAAGTCGACGTCGGTGGATTATCCCCAAGGGGCATGGTCGTCCGGCATTTACCCGTTGGCTTTTCCTCACATCCCGCCGCGCTGGGCTCGTCGAGCACGTGTCGGCTGCTCGATTCCCGCTGCACGGAAGCCTCGGGCAAATCGGTATGGCCTCGCTCGTTGGTGCGGCGCCGGGTCTTGCCACGACAGCATAGCGATAACACCACTTCCGGGCATTTGGGTCGACAATTGTCAAACGCGGGTATATACCCGCGTGTCATGAGCAACTGCTATTGTGCCCGTTTGCGCGCCGCTGCCCGGCGGATTGGTTCTGTCTATGACGAAGCGCTGGAACCTGACGGGATTAACGTTGCGCAATATTCGCTGATGAGCGTCATTCAGCGCCGGCAGCCGGTGAGCCTTACCGAACTCGGGCGGGCTGCAGAACTTGAACGCTCTACCATCGGTCGGAACGTGCGGGTGCTTGAGCGCGCAGAGCTGGTCGAGGTTGGGCGAGGGGACGGTGATCACCGAGAGGCGGCCGTCAGCTTGTCGCGACGCGGGGCCGAGGTGCTCGTGTCGGCGCGGTCTCGCTGGGATGCCTGTCAGCAAGCAATAGAAGCGCGTCTTGGCGCAGATAAGGTGAGCGCGTTCGATGATCTTCTCAATTCGATCTGACGGTCGCCCGACCGGCCGGTGCATTGGTCGATGTGCGGAATGACGGTCGCGTCATCCTCACGTCCCTTCGGTCTCGCCGCGTCTCTGGCTGGTAGGAAGATCCACTATGCGTGGGTTATTGCGTCGGTGACCTTTCTCACGATGATCGTCACCGCGGGCGCGATCGGCGCGCCGGGTGTGCTGATCGGCCCGCTCCAGGCTGAGTTCGGCTGGAGCGCTGCGGATATTTCAACTGCCTTTGCGGCAAGGTTCATGCTCTTTGGCCTCGTAGGTCCGTTTGCGGCCGCCTTCATGAATCGCTTTGGGCTCCGCCGCGTCACCGTGACGTCGCTCATGCTGATCGGGCTCGGTATAGTCGGCTCCCTGATCATGACCAAGCTATGGCATCTGCTGCTGCTCTGGGGCGTGATTATCGGGCTTGGGACAGGCCTGACGGCCATGGTGTTTGGCGCGACCGTGGCATCGCGCTGGTTCGCGACACGACGAGGGCTCATACTGGGATTGCTTTCGGCAAGTGCGGCGACGGGCCAGCTGCTGTTTCTGCCGGTGCTTGCGAGCCTGACGGCGCATATCGGCTGGCGTTACGCACTCGCATTCCTCCTCGTCCTGCTGTTGGCGGCAGTGGGGACGGTTCTGGCGTTGATGCGCGACACGCCGGCCGATGTCGGCCTGACCCCTTATGGCGCGGTGCAAGTGGAGGCAGAAGGTCTGGAGCCAACCAGTTTTCGGGCCATGCTGATGTCGCCCCTGCTTGCGCTGAAAGACGCGGCGCGATCGGCGACCTTTTGGGTGTTGTTCGGCACGTTCTTTGTCTGCGGCGCCAGCACGAACGGCCTCGTACAGACTCATTTCGTCGCCATGTGCGGCGATTTCGGTATCGTACCCGTGATGGCGGCGGGCATGCTCGCCATGATCGGCATTTTCGACCTTGTCGGTACGATTGGTTCGGGCTGGCTCTCCGACCGCTTCGACAGCCGCTGGCTCCTGTTCTGGTATTACGGGCTTCGGGGCCTTTCGCTGGCATATCTGCCGTTCAGCAATTTCTCCTTTTATGAGCTCGGCATCTTCGCGATTTTCTATGGCCTGGATTGGGTCGCGACCGTGCCGCCGACAGTGAAGCTCATCGCGGATCGCTTTGGCGAGCAGTCGAATCTGGTGTTTGGCTGGGTCTACACCGGCCACCAGCTTGGCGCTGCTCTCGCCGCCTACGCAGC contains these protein-coding regions:
- a CDS encoding MDR family oxidoreductase is translated as MSFKALLTTKQGETLATSLVTLEDDDLMAGDVTVAVDYSTVNYKDGMALTGRSPIIQVFPLIPGVDLSGTVEASSYPGIEVGDRVVANSWGLGQTHHGGYTQKARLSGDWLVKLPDVFSTKDAMAIGTAGYTAMLCVLALEHGGVTPDRGDIVVTGANGGVGSIAIALLSDLGYRVVASTGRLDQSDYLRELGAAEVIDRATLSGPGKPIAVERWAGAVDSVGSHTLANVLAQTQYRGVVTACGLAQGLDLPATVLPFILRNVTLAGIDSVNAPQAVRLEAWSRLARDLDLAKLARTTKVVGLTDVPEIAPQILAGQVQGRTVVDVNS
- a CDS encoding NADP-dependent oxidoreductase, with the translated sequence MKAFILDRYKKKSALRMGEAPEPALLDDDVLVEIHAAGLNMLDVKIRDGEFKPILAYRPPFILGHDLAGVVVKVGVRVKSFKPGDEVYARPRDGRVGTLAEYIAVNEADLALKPKNLSMAEAASIPLVGLTAWQVLSDRVKLRKGQKILIHAGSGGVGTFAIQLARHLGATVATTAGTSNLDLVKNLGADVVVDYKRQDFEKVLSGYDVVLNSLGSDTLEKSLAVLKPGGKLVSISGPPDPEFAREQGLNAILRLVLRLLSFKIRRKAKARRVTYSFLFMRANGSQLSQITALIEAGVIRPVVDRVFPFDETNEALAYIETGRAKGKVVVTLR
- a CDS encoding alpha/beta fold hydrolase; translated protein: MLTPVGSIDRQWINAPNLGIHAAGTTFAYRRLGAPTGVPVVLLNHWGATLDNFDPRIVDGLAASRPVYALDYRGVGASGGDAPLTVDEMARDMIAVIRALGLEQIDLVGFSLGGFVTQDILLKVPDLVRKAILAGTGPAGGEGIDRVGAVSWPLIVKALLTLRDPKTYLFFTSTANGRRAATAFLARLKERKTDRDKSVSMAAFRRQLTAIKAWGKQTPQDLGVVRQPVLVANGDHDIMVPTPNSVGLAARLPAAELVLYDDAGHGGIFQYHDAFVGKALAFLDA
- a CDS encoding organic hydroperoxide resistance protein, translated to MNALYSTKSIAVGGRNGTVRSDDGLLELQLAMPTGLGGKGGATNPEQLFGAGYAACFGNAVIHVTRKLEKKIRDNDVEVSSTVSLLPTDSGGFALAVALEITIAGVDQTSAEEIVAEAHKVCPYSNAVKGNIDVALSVKTR
- a CDS encoding alkene reductase, which codes for MTEKTIFEPYELGGISLSNRIVMAPLTRNRAGPGFVPGQLAADYYSQRASAGLIISEATQISQQGQGYQDTPGIYSQAQIDGWRKVTDAVHAAGGHIFVQLWHVGRISHVDLQPDARAPVAPSAIRAETKTFVNNGFVDVSEPRALELDEIPGIIADFRRAAANAIAAGFDGVEVHGANGYLLDQFAKDGANVRTDTYGGSIENRARLMLEVTAAVAEEIGADRTGIRISPVSPANGISSSDPQPQFDYIVEKLSERGIAFIHVVEGATAGPRDVAPFDFGALRAKFSNSYIANNGYDLALATSALSDDKADLFAFGRPFIANPDLVERLKTGAPLATLDPATLYGGGSAGYTDYPRIGG
- a CDS encoding MarR family winged helix-turn-helix transcriptional regulator, producing the protein MEARRRRTGRADDGSPLSRAVDSARCFDRHFQLPGFAKVDVGGLSPRGMVVRHLPVGFSSHPAALGSSSTCRLLDSRCTEASGKSVWPRSLVRRRVLPRQHSDNTTSGHLGRQLSNAGIYPRVMSNCYCARLRAAARRIGSVYDEALEPDGINVAQYSLMSVIQRRQPVSLTELGRAAELERSTIGRNVRVLERAELVEVGRGDGDHREAAVSLSRRGAEVLVSARSRWDACQQAIEARLGADKVSAFDDLLNSI
- a CDS encoding MFS transporter, whose translation is MTVASSSRPFGLAASLAGRKIHYAWVIASVTFLTMIVTAGAIGAPGVLIGPLQAEFGWSAADISTAFAARFMLFGLVGPFAAAFMNRFGLRRVTVTSLMLIGLGIVGSLIMTKLWHLLLLWGVIIGLGTGLTAMVFGATVASRWFATRRGLILGLLSASAATGQLLFLPVLASLTAHIGWRYALAFLLVLLLAAVGTVLALMRDTPADVGLTPYGAVQVEAEGLEPTSFRAMLMSPLLALKDAARSATFWVLFGTFFVCGASTNGLVQTHFVAMCGDFGIVPVMAAGMLAMIGIFDLVGTIGSGWLSDRFDSRWLLFWYYGLRGLSLAYLPFSNFSFYELGIFAIFYGLDWVATVPPTVKLIADRFGEQSNLVFGWVYTGHQLGAALAAYAAGYTRSAYQSYLPAFFVGGLLCLLAAMAIVMVRERQHVLAIGAA